A region of Streptomyces sp. NBC_01267 DNA encodes the following proteins:
- a CDS encoding nuclear transport factor 2 family protein, protein MREETARSAIDTFISAFNASDDSYVTALLSQALTSDVVFWGPLGRSEGIEAVERFVLDIRRHPAGTGTMVRCSAVDMPDEWARYQWVFTTPDGGPRLAGTDVVHLRRSLIDQVIVFAGEIEPSAS, encoded by the coding sequence ATGCGAGAAGAGACCGCGCGGTCCGCGATCGACACGTTCATCTCCGCCTTCAACGCCTCGGACGACAGCTATGTGACTGCGCTGCTCTCCCAGGCCCTAACCTCGGACGTGGTCTTCTGGGGGCCGTTGGGCCGCAGTGAGGGGATCGAGGCGGTCGAGCGGTTCGTGCTGGACATCCGGCGCCACCCCGCGGGGACCGGCACGATGGTGCGCTGTTCGGCGGTGGACATGCCGGACGAGTGGGCCCGGTACCAGTGGGTCTTCACGACGCCGGATGGAGGCCCCCGCCTGGCGGGAACGGACGTCGTCCATCTGCGGCGGAGCCTCATCGACCAGGTCATCGTCTTCGCGGGAGAGATCGAGCCGTCCGCCTCTTGA
- a CDS encoding helix-turn-helix domain-containing protein, which translates to MEHAMDDESAAVLRAVGRQIKLWRERAGLTQSELGAAIGYGEEQVSSVERGRRVPKPEFLDAADRVLGAGGIISAMKKDVADARLPKKVRDLAKLEAGAVELGAYGNHNLQGLLQTEEYTRALFQMRRPAYSEDEIDRQVEARMGRRIIFERRPSPTLTFVQEEATLRRPLGGRPVLRRQLEHLLEVGQLRNVEIQVMPTEREDHAGMGGEIQVLKLEDGSAVGYTEASLSSYLISDPKEIQILELRYGIIRSQALTPRESLAFIEKLLGET; encoded by the coding sequence ATGGAACATGCGATGGACGACGAATCGGCTGCGGTGCTCAGGGCGGTCGGTCGGCAGATCAAGCTGTGGCGGGAGCGGGCAGGCCTGACGCAGTCGGAGCTGGGCGCTGCGATCGGGTACGGCGAGGAACAGGTCTCGTCGGTGGAGCGAGGGCGGCGCGTGCCGAAGCCGGAGTTCCTGGACGCGGCGGACCGGGTGCTGGGCGCGGGCGGGATCATCTCCGCGATGAAGAAGGACGTGGCGGACGCCCGACTGCCGAAGAAAGTAAGGGACTTGGCGAAGCTGGAAGCGGGAGCTGTTGAGCTGGGGGCGTACGGGAACCACAATCTCCAAGGACTGCTCCAGACCGAGGAGTACACGCGGGCGCTGTTCCAGATGCGACGGCCCGCCTACTCGGAGGACGAGATCGACCGTCAGGTCGAGGCGCGCATGGGACGCCGCATCATCTTTGAGCGGCGCCCCTCACCCACTCTCACCTTCGTGCAGGAGGAAGCGACGCTGCGCCGACCGCTCGGTGGCAGGCCGGTGCTGCGGCGTCAGCTTGAACACCTCCTGGAAGTAGGCCAGTTGCGTAATGTCGAGATCCAGGTGATGCCGACGGAGCGCGAGGACCACGCGGGAATGGGCGGAGAGATCCAGGTGCTGAAACTGGAGGACGGCTCGGCGGTGGGGTACACGGAGGCCTCGTTGTCCAGCTACCTGATCTCCGATCCGAAAGAGATTCAGATCCTTGAGCTCCGCTATGGGATCATCCGTTCCCAGGCGCTCACACCGCGCGAGTCGCTGGCCTTCATCGAAAAACTGCTGGGAGAGACATGA
- a CDS encoding ATP-binding protein, translated as MNQEIAHSAAPVQQFSVLLSATRRGAHQARLFSVQQLSDWGLPFDAAAQIVAELAANAATHGHVRGRGFRLTLMWCGASVLRIEVTDARPERLPQLGRPHPREAESGRGLLLVEAYADRWGTYVGPSPCKTVWAELDLTPVTAWARTRSGTRSGTRSDTGSGTGSGARPTGFRVPVIRASAIQPDATPEAKEPGKEPTQPHPSRPGHPHG; from the coding sequence ATGAACCAAGAAATCGCCCATTCCGCCGCCCCGGTACAGCAGTTCAGCGTGCTGCTGTCCGCGACTCGACGAGGGGCCCACCAGGCACGCCTGTTCAGCGTGCAGCAACTCAGCGACTGGGGGCTCCCGTTCGACGCCGCCGCTCAGATCGTGGCCGAGCTGGCCGCCAACGCAGCTACGCATGGTCATGTGCGCGGCAGAGGCTTCCGTCTGACGCTCATGTGGTGCGGGGCCTCCGTGCTGCGCATCGAGGTGACCGATGCCCGCCCCGAGCGTCTGCCGCAGCTGGGCCGCCCCCATCCCCGGGAAGCGGAATCCGGCCGGGGCCTGCTGCTGGTGGAGGCGTACGCCGACCGCTGGGGGACGTACGTCGGGCCCTCGCCCTGCAAGACGGTGTGGGCGGAGCTGGATCTCACCCCGGTGACCGCATGGGCAAGAACCCGGTCAGGCACGCGGTCCGGCACTCGGTCGGACACGGGGTCGGGCACGGGGTCGGGTGCGCGTCCGACCGGGTTCCGGGTTCCCGTGATCCGGGCTTCCGCGATCCAGCCCGACGCGACGCCAGAAGCCAAAGAACCGGGGAAAGAACCAACCCAA
- a CDS encoding DUF397 domain-containing protein, giving the protein MSRLPTTVNHPGHSTGDNNDWVEVAAAPAAVHVRDSKDKGGARLDFARDSWAEFVTYAAVPGATC; this is encoded by the coding sequence GTGAGCCGTCTCCCGACCACGGTGAACCATCCCGGTCACAGCACTGGCGACAACAACGACTGGGTCGAGGTCGCAGCCGCGCCTGCCGCTGTCCACGTGCGTGATTCGAAGGACAAGGGCGGCGCACGCCTCGACTTCGCCCGGGATTCGTGGGCAGAGTTCGTGACGTACGCCGCCGTGCCTGGTGCTACTTGCTGA
- a CDS encoding DUF397 domain-containing protein: MTATELKWFKSSYSASNSNDCVEIAVAPAVVHVRDSKDRGGACLGFARDPWAEFVAYAVGC; the protein is encoded by the coding sequence ATGACCGCCACCGAGCTGAAGTGGTTCAAGAGCAGCTACAGCGCCAGTAACAGCAACGACTGCGTCGAGATCGCAGTCGCGCCAGCTGTGGTTCACGTGCGTGATTCGAAGGACAGGGGCGGCGCCTGTCTCGGCTTTGCCAGGGATCCGTGGGCGGAGTTCGTGGCGTACGCCGTCGGCTGCTGA